A region from the Variovorax sp. V93 genome encodes:
- a CDS encoding ferredoxin--NADP reductase, with translation MSAFSEERVLSVHHWTDRLFTFTTTRDPALRFSNGHFTMIGLKVNNKPLLRAYSIVSPNYEEHLEFLSIKVEEGPLTSKLQHIQVGDTIIVGRKPTGTLLIDYTLPGKRLYLFGTGTGLAPFMSIIRDPDTYEKFEQVILVHGVRQVDELAYHDLVTDHLPKHEFLGEMVEKQLLYYPTVTREEFRNQGRITDLIETNKLTDDLGLPPLNPVEDRVMLCGSPGLLVDLKHILEKRGFKEGNTSTPGDFVVERAFAEK, from the coding sequence ATGAGTGCTTTCAGCGAAGAACGCGTCCTGAGCGTCCACCACTGGACCGACCGCCTGTTCACCTTCACCACCACGCGCGACCCGGCGCTGCGCTTCTCCAACGGCCATTTCACGATGATCGGCCTGAAGGTCAACAACAAGCCGCTGCTGCGCGCCTACAGCATCGTGAGCCCGAACTACGAGGAGCATCTCGAGTTCCTGAGCATCAAGGTGGAAGAAGGCCCGCTCACCTCCAAGCTGCAGCACATCCAGGTCGGCGACACCATCATCGTGGGCCGCAAGCCCACCGGCACGCTGCTGATCGACTACACGCTGCCCGGCAAGCGCCTGTACCTGTTCGGCACGGGCACGGGCCTCGCACCGTTCATGAGCATCATCCGCGACCCGGACACCTACGAGAAGTTCGAGCAGGTCATCCTGGTGCACGGCGTGCGCCAGGTCGACGAGCTGGCCTACCACGACCTCGTGACCGACCACCTGCCCAAGCACGAGTTCCTCGGCGAGATGGTCGAGAAGCAGCTGCTCTACTACCCGACGGTCACGCGCGAGGAATTCCGCAACCAGGGCCGCATCACCGACCTGATCGAGACCAACAAGCTCACCGACGACCTCGGCCTGCCCCCGCTCAACCCGGTGGAAGACCGCGTGATGCTGTGCGGCAGCCCGGGCCTGCTGGTGGACCTGAAGCACATCCTGGAGAAGCGCGGCTTCAAGGAAGGCAACACCTCGACGCCCGGCGACTTCGTGGTCGAACGCGCCTTCGCCGAAAAGTAG
- a CDS encoding 6-hydroxynicotinate reductase, with translation MTEHTKTDGLPGMDMPVVAEAGSGAFGKAPPRNEKMSSAKVECNACPVLCQISDGRTGACDRYANRQGVLVRVDPVLLLRREIASEAPVLVPFDRPAAEKPEGGAPDWSGDLLHADEVFVTGVGSSTTYPDYKPAPFIVASKAQGVDMVTVVTEGIFSYCSFKVKIDTDRFLGSEQANVRYKGEVVGHVTTAEYGSQMLSLGGVHHLTGGSKKEGRMTAELMQLLGNKKAVECTIDGGSTLVIQAGKAPIVNGVEEQRMRVGCGSAAVGIFARQFAGVADEVVVVDDHITGVLTEHQAGRCLDMAPSGIQMLGRKSTPGRYFQVANPGNGWGGTDIADPLSIIEGWEEGVARPGLRLLMTSTTGEHAQWYVLDEALKPVEQPMPAEVRRIVERIGENCEPSLCTVLFLGGAGGSLRAGVTENPVLLTRAIKRALVNVTCGGAPAYVWPGGGITVMADVMRMPDNSFGTVPTPAIVAPIEFSMRRDDYQALGGHMEHIFSLEQALSRGAWQEDGAPLARQWVVMDDANPWPLGHPPMLG, from the coding sequence ATGACAGAACACACCAAGACAGATGGCCTTCCCGGCATGGACATGCCGGTGGTGGCCGAAGCCGGCAGCGGCGCCTTCGGCAAGGCGCCCCCGCGCAACGAGAAGATGAGCAGCGCCAAGGTCGAATGCAACGCCTGCCCGGTGCTGTGCCAGATCTCCGACGGCCGCACCGGCGCCTGCGACCGCTATGCGAACAGGCAGGGCGTGCTGGTGCGCGTCGACCCGGTGCTGCTGCTGCGCCGCGAGATCGCGAGCGAGGCCCCGGTGCTGGTGCCCTTCGACCGCCCGGCTGCAGAGAAGCCCGAGGGCGGCGCGCCCGACTGGAGCGGCGACCTGCTGCACGCTGACGAAGTCTTCGTGACCGGCGTGGGCTCGTCCACCACCTATCCCGACTACAAGCCCGCTCCCTTCATCGTGGCCTCCAAAGCCCAAGGCGTCGACATGGTCACCGTCGTCACCGAAGGCATCTTCAGCTACTGCAGCTTCAAGGTGAAGATCGACACCGACCGCTTCCTCGGCTCCGAGCAGGCCAACGTGCGCTACAAGGGCGAGGTGGTCGGCCACGTGACCACGGCCGAGTACGGCTCGCAGATGCTGTCGCTGGGCGGCGTGCACCATCTCACCGGCGGCAGCAAGAAGGAAGGCCGCATGACGGCCGAGCTGATGCAGCTGCTGGGCAACAAGAAGGCCGTCGAATGCACCATCGACGGCGGTTCCACGCTCGTCATCCAGGCCGGAAAAGCACCCATCGTCAACGGCGTGGAGGAGCAGCGCATGCGCGTGGGCTGCGGCTCGGCGGCCGTGGGCATCTTCGCGCGCCAGTTCGCGGGCGTGGCCGACGAGGTGGTGGTGGTCGACGACCACATCACCGGCGTGCTCACAGAGCACCAGGCGGGGCGCTGTCTCGACATGGCGCCTTCGGGCATCCAGATGCTGGGGCGCAAGTCCACGCCGGGGCGCTACTTCCAGGTGGCGAATCCGGGCAACGGCTGGGGTGGCACCGACATCGCCGATCCGCTCTCGATCATCGAGGGCTGGGAAGAGGGCGTGGCGCGGCCGGGCCTGCGCCTGTTGATGACATCGACCACCGGCGAGCATGCGCAGTGGTACGTGCTCGACGAGGCGCTGAAGCCTGTCGAACAGCCAATGCCCGCCGAGGTGCGCCGCATCGTCGAGCGCATCGGCGAGAACTGCGAACCTTCGCTGTGCACCGTGCTGTTCCTCGGTGGTGCGGGCGGGTCCTTGCGCGCCGGCGTCACCGAAAACCCGGTGCTGCTCACGCGGGCCATCAAGCGCGCGCTGGTCAACGTCACCTGCGGCGGCGCGCCGGCCTATGTGTGGCCCGGCGGCGGCATCACCGTGATGGCGGACGTCATGCGCATGCCCGACAACAGCTTTGGCACCGTGCCCACGCCGGCCATCGTGGCGCCCATCGAGTTCAGCATGCGGCGTGACGACTACCAGGCGCTCGGCGGCCACATGGAACACATCTTCTCGCTCGAGCAGGCGCTTTCGCGCGGCGCGTGGCAGGAAGACGGCGCACCGCTGGCGCGGCAGTGGGTCGTGATGGACGATGCCAATCCGTGGCCGCTTGGCCACCCACCCATGCTGGGTTGA
- a CDS encoding UPF0280 family protein, producing the protein MTAQRTALDANRWHFNHGPIDIVAEAHGDPYAVAAAHDAAWARFGHVLDELVRELPLLRAPVAGGVRPRGVVGARMWDACAAFSPMFITPMAAVAGSVAQELIAFYDRPGIERAWINNGGDIALHLAPGHSARVGVYADLARFDWRERDTGLLTTDGQFEIKAAQPVRGVATSGWRGRSFSLGIADSVTVLAATAAQADAAATAIANAVDVDDAAIGRRPASECKDDSDLGDTLVTVDVPPLAPSQVKSALDTGAVCAKVLQKGGLVWAALLVCQGQWRLVEPLCSKSLPSAPSDAVGSVFA; encoded by the coding sequence ATGACCGCCCAACGTACCGCGCTCGACGCGAACCGCTGGCACTTCAACCACGGCCCGATCGACATCGTGGCCGAGGCGCATGGCGACCCCTACGCTGTCGCAGCCGCGCACGACGCGGCCTGGGCGCGCTTCGGCCATGTGCTGGACGAACTGGTGCGCGAGCTGCCGCTGCTGCGCGCGCCCGTGGCCGGCGGCGTGCGCCCGCGCGGCGTGGTCGGTGCGCGCATGTGGGATGCCTGCGCGGCGTTCTCGCCGATGTTCATCACGCCGATGGCGGCGGTGGCCGGCTCGGTGGCGCAGGAGCTGATCGCGTTCTATGACCGCCCCGGCATCGAGCGCGCCTGGATCAACAACGGCGGCGACATTGCGCTGCACCTGGCGCCGGGCCATTCGGCGCGCGTGGGCGTCTATGCCGATCTCGCGCGCTTCGACTGGCGCGAGCGCGATACCGGCCTTCTCACCACCGACGGCCAGTTCGAAATCAAGGCCGCACAGCCGGTGCGCGGCGTGGCCACCAGCGGCTGGCGCGGGCGCAGCTTCTCGCTGGGCATTGCCGACAGCGTGACGGTCCTGGCCGCCACCGCAGCGCAGGCCGATGCCGCCGCCACCGCGATTGCCAATGCCGTCGACGTGGACGATGCGGCCATCGGACGGCGCCCCGCCAGCGAATGCAAGGACGATAGCGACCTGGGCGACACCCTGGTCACGGTCGATGTGCCGCCACTGGCGCCCTCGCAAGTGAAAAGCGCGCTCGACACCGGCGCCGTGTGCGCGAAGGTGCTGCAAAAAGGGGGGCTCGTCTGGGCCGCTCTGCTCGTTTGCCAGGGGCAGTGGCGACTTGTCGAACCCTTATGCTCGAAGTCGCTGCCCAGTGCACCGTCCGATGCAGTTGGTTCAGTATTTGCTTAA
- a CDS encoding amino acid synthesis family protein: MIDIRRVFTHVEHIHHEFGPRAATPLVRGAIGAVLTNPFAGRYEPDILPMMALLDPVGVDMAHKLHAAMDVPLEQIATYGKGAIVGAAGELEHGALWHVPGGYAMRELLGWKGDRAAYTAGKAEEKTGQPGNALSIVPSTKKVGPPGAALDVPLTNINASYVRGQFDAIEVRVPGAPAADEIVFILAMSTGYRVHARVGGLLAKDISKWDGLR, encoded by the coding sequence ATGATCGATATACGCCGCGTCTTCACCCATGTCGAGCACATTCACCACGAGTTCGGACCGCGCGCCGCAACGCCGCTGGTGCGCGGTGCCATCGGCGCGGTGCTGACCAATCCCTTTGCGGGCCGCTACGAGCCCGACATCCTGCCGATGATGGCGCTGCTCGACCCGGTGGGCGTCGACATGGCGCACAAGCTGCATGCCGCCATGGACGTGCCGCTCGAGCAGATCGCCACCTATGGCAAGGGCGCCATCGTCGGCGCCGCCGGCGAGCTCGAACACGGCGCGCTCTGGCATGTGCCCGGCGGCTATGCGATGCGCGAGCTGCTCGGCTGGAAGGGCGACCGCGCGGCCTACACCGCGGGCAAGGCCGAAGAGAAAACCGGCCAGCCCGGCAACGCGCTGTCCATCGTGCCCTCGACCAAGAAGGTCGGCCCGCCCGGCGCCGCACTCGACGTGCCGCTCACCAACATCAACGCCAGCTACGTGCGCGGCCAGTTCGACGCCATCGAGGTGCGCGTGCCCGGCGCACCGGCAGCCGACGAGATCGTCTTCATCCTCGCGATGAGCACCGGCTACCGCGTGCATGCGCGCGTGGGCGGCCTGCTCGCGAAAGACATCAGCAAATGGGACGGCTTGCGCTGA
- a CDS encoding amino acid synthesis family protein: protein MTANIRKLVIQVDETRKEMGKDIVPPTRRAVAIAVIENPYAGRFSENLDELIAIGEELGALLGQKAVKALGIEPGQAQSYGKAAIVGENGELEHAAAILHPKLGAPLRAAVERGAALVPSAKKRGTLGTAIDVPLGHKDAAFVRSHFDAVEARVSDAPRANEIVVAVAVTDSGRPLPRIGGLQASEIKGEDGLR from the coding sequence ATGACCGCCAACATCCGCAAGCTCGTCATCCAGGTCGACGAAACCCGCAAGGAAATGGGCAAGGACATCGTGCCCCCCACGCGCCGCGCCGTGGCCATCGCGGTGATCGAGAACCCGTACGCGGGCCGCTTCAGCGAGAACCTCGACGAGCTGATCGCCATCGGCGAAGAGCTGGGCGCGCTGCTCGGCCAGAAGGCCGTGAAGGCGCTCGGCATCGAGCCGGGCCAGGCGCAGAGCTACGGCAAGGCGGCCATCGTCGGCGAGAACGGCGAGCTCGAGCATGCCGCCGCCATCCTGCATCCCAAGCTCGGCGCGCCGCTGCGCGCGGCGGTTGAAAGGGGCGCCGCGCTCGTGCCCTCGGCCAAGAAGCGCGGCACGCTGGGCACCGCCATCGACGTGCCGCTCGGCCACAAGGATGCGGCCTTCGTGCGCAGCCACTTCGACGCCGTCGAGGCCCGCGTGTCCGACGCGCCGCGCGCCAACGAGATCGTGGTGGCCGTGGCCGTCACCGACAGCGGCCGGCCGCTGCCGCGCATCGGCGGGCTGCAGGCCAGCGAAATCAAGGGTGAAGACGGGCTGAGATGA